A region from the Excalfactoria chinensis isolate bCotChi1 chromosome 24, bCotChi1.hap2, whole genome shotgun sequence genome encodes:
- the TMEM98 gene encoding transmembrane protein 98 isoform X2 produces METVVIVAIGVLATIFLVSFVALVVVCRQRYCRPKDLLHPYDTKPIVDLIGAMETQSEPSELELDDVVITNPHIEAILENEDWIEDASGLVSHCIAILKICHTLTEKLVAMTMGSGARVKSPSSLADIIVVAKRISPRVDDVVRSMYPPLDPKLLDASACPQPGDRDWVDRSLAAAEQHMEALRHAAMAAEPERTVGTEAQRQEQSAI; encoded by the exons ATGGAGACGGTGGTCATCGTGGCCATTGGGGTTTTGGCCACCATCTTCCTGGTGTCCTTCGTGGCGCTGGTGGTGGTGTGCAGGCAGCGCTACTGCCGCCCCAAAGACCTCCTGCACCCCTACGACACCAA ACCCATCGTGGACCTCATTGGGGCCATGGAGACGCAGTCGGAGCCGTCGGAGCTGGAGCTGGACGACGTGGTGATCACCAACCCACACATCGAGGCCATCCTGGAGAACGAGGACTGGATCGAGGACGCCTC GGGCCTGGTGTCACACTGCATCGCCATCCTCAAG ATCTGCCACACGCTGACAGAGAAGCTGGTTGCCATGACGATGGGTTCTGGCGCCCGGGTCAAATCTCCGTCCAGCCTGGCTGACATCATCGTGGTGGCCAAACGCATCAGCCCCAG GGTGGACGACGTGGTCCGGTCGATGTACCCCCCGCTGGACCCCAAGCTGCTGGACGCCAG CGCGTGTCCGCAACCGGGAGACCGGGACTGGGTGGATCGATCGTTGGCGGCCGCCGAGCAGCACATGGAGGCGCTGCGACACGCGGCCATGGCGGCAGAACCGGAACGGACCGTCGGAACCGAAGCGCAGCGGCAGGAACAGTCCGCGATCTGA
- the TMEM98 gene encoding transmembrane protein 98 isoform X1: METVVIVAIGVLATIFLVSFVALVVVCRQRYCRPKDLLHPYDTKPIVDLIGAMETQSEPSELELDDVVITNPHIEAILENEDWIEDASGLVSHCIAILKICHTLTEKLVAMTMGSGARVKSPSSLADIIVVAKRISPRVDDVVRSMYPPLDPKLLDARAAALLLSVTHLVLVTRSACPQPGDRDWVDRSLAAAEQHMEALRHAAMAAEPERTVGTEAQRQEQSAI; the protein is encoded by the exons ATGGAGACGGTGGTCATCGTGGCCATTGGGGTTTTGGCCACCATCTTCCTGGTGTCCTTCGTGGCGCTGGTGGTGGTGTGCAGGCAGCGCTACTGCCGCCCCAAAGACCTCCTGCACCCCTACGACACCAA ACCCATCGTGGACCTCATTGGGGCCATGGAGACGCAGTCGGAGCCGTCGGAGCTGGAGCTGGACGACGTGGTGATCACCAACCCACACATCGAGGCCATCCTGGAGAACGAGGACTGGATCGAGGACGCCTC GGGCCTGGTGTCACACTGCATCGCCATCCTCAAG ATCTGCCACACGCTGACAGAGAAGCTGGTTGCCATGACGATGGGTTCTGGCGCCCGGGTCAAATCTCCGTCCAGCCTGGCTGACATCATCGTGGTGGCCAAACGCATCAGCCCCAG GGTGGACGACGTGGTCCGGTCGATGTACCCCCCGCTGGACCCCAAGCTGCTGGACGCCAG GGCCGCCGCGCTGCTGTTGTCCGTCACCCACCTGGTGCTGGTGACGCGCAGCGCGTGTCCGCAACCGGGAGACCGGGACTGGGTGGATCGATCGTTGGCGGCCGCCGAGCAGCACATGGAGGCGCTGCGACACGCGGCCATGGCGGCAGAACCGGAACGGACCGTCGGAACCGAAGCGCAGCGGCAGGAACAGTCCGCGATCTGA